ATTCAGCCATCATAGTGCAGCCGATCATCCTCAGCGTCAAGTCCAATGACGAATTCAACCGACCGGTTCAACCGTCAAGGCCACGGCGGACCGACAATGGCAATCGGGTATAAGAGGCGCATGAACAAACTACTAGTTCCTCCCAATACGTAAACTCAGGCTCATCTGGAGAGCAGACCACACCACTATCGCACCATCAGCAGCTATGCCGACATCTACCTCTCCGGACAGGCAATGGTGGAAGGAGTTGGTGGTCTATCAGATCTACCCAGCAAGCTTCCTCGACTCAGACGCTGATGGACTGGGCGACCTGCCAGGGATCATCTCCAAGCTGGACTACATTCAATCAGTAGGAGCCACCGCCATCTGGCTGTCGCCCATCTTCAAGAGTCCCCAGCATGACATGGGCTATGATGTCTCAGACTATCGAGATATCCACCGCCCGTATGGAACAGTTGAAGACGTCGAGGCCCTAATCCAAGGCTGCCATGAGAGAGGTATCAAAgttcttcttgacctcgtgGTCAACCATACCAGCCACGAGCACGAATGGTTCCGAGAGTCACGCTCATCGAGAACATCCCCCAAGAGAGACTGGTACTTCTGGCGTGACCCCAAGTTTGACTCGGACGGCACCCGCCAACCGCCCAACAACTGGGCCTCCATCTTTGGCGGCAGTGCCTGGACATGGGACGAGCCAACAGGCCAATACtatctctccctcttcttgcCCGAGCAGCCCGACCTGAACTGGGCCAACGAGGAGATGCGCCGCGCAACCTACGCCGACATGCAGTTCTGGCTCGACAGGGGCGCTGACGGTTTCCGCATCGACTCGATGAACCTCATGTCCAAGCACCCAGACCTCCCTGACGCGCCCATCACGCGGCCCGACTCGAAGTTCCAACCGGGAGACAAGTATTTTGCCAGCGGCCCACGGATGCACGATTATATCCGGGAGATGCGCGAGGAAGTCCTGGACAAATACGCCTGCATGACGGTTGGCGAGCTGGGCTtcaccaaggacgaggacagTGTGGCAAGCTACGTCGCCAAGGACAGGCATGAGCTGAACATGCTATTCACAGGCGACATCGTGGACATGGATTTTGGTGTCAACCACAAGTACGAGCGGGACGACTTCAGgctctccaagctcaaggccataACCAGCCGGTGGCAGGGCGCCATGCCCAAGGTCGACGGCTGGAACTCGGTGTACATGGACAACCACGACTCGGGCCGCTCCCTCTCGCGGTACGGATCGGATCTTCCCGAGTACAGGAAGGACGCGGCCAAGATGCTGGCCGTCTATCTGGGGACCTTGAGCGGCACGCTGTTCCTCCTGCAGGGTCAGGAGATCGGCATGGCGAATGCGCCCGAGTCGTGGACAATTGACGACTACATAGACGTCGAAGGCCTGAACTACTACAAGAGCGAACTTGACAAGAGAGGTCCCGGCGCTGACATGTCGGACGTCATGAGAGAAATGAGGTTGAAGGCGCGCGACAATGGAAGACTACCCATGCAGTGGAACGCAGACAAGAACGGTGGTTTCACCAAAGGGTCGAAGCCTTGGATGCGCGTCAACGACGACTTCAGTGACTGGAATGTCGCGCAGCAGGAGAATGATGAAGACAGCGTGTTGGCGTTTTGGAGACAGGTCCTGAAGCTCCGGCAGCAGGAGAAAGATGTCTTTGTGTACGGTCGGTTCGACATACTGCCCGAGTATGAGCGCAGTGAGCAGCTCTTTGCGTATACCATGACAAGTTACGATGGGAGAGTGGCGCTGGTCCTGCTGAATTTCTCGCAAGAGGAACAGAATGTTGAGCTAGAGGGATATACTGGGTGGAAGAGATTGCTTGGAAAGAATACCGAGACCTTTAaggctggtggtgttgagctcAAGCCTCACGAGGGGGTGGTGTATGCTGGCTGGGAGTAAAGTATTGTGCAGCTTTGCTGCCCAGGGATAGACTTGGCAAATAGTACTTATGCCAAGTACCTATAGCAATcaaggtatataaaatatataagtttcaGTTGTGTTACGGCTGTTATCTCCGTTGGATTGCTCAGAAGCCATTCCCCCAAACGCTTCTTCGAGCCCTCTGACAGAGTGTTTGCCACCGACTTCTATGTATACATGACGAGAAATCATGTCAGAGACAGCTGCAAAACAAGTCAAGTAAATGGCCAAAGGCCTCCCCTCTCTATATGTCCCTTACACGCAGGGTGCTCAAGTCTTTTCGGGGGTTCGGGGGCCACTTGGCCAGAACAATCATCATTtccctcaagctcctcaagctcctcaagcgaTGGCAAAACACCATGCTATGGAGTCccattcttcctcctctttggGATCACCTCAAGCGGATCCTCCCCCTTCCTCAAAGCCGCCATCAAAAGCTGCATTCTCCCGTCAACCCTCTCATCCAACCTCCAACAAGCCTCCTCAACCCCAATACCCCCCTCCTCGCACATCTCCTCGACTTTACGCACAATCTTTTGCCGCACACCAACATAGTTGCTTGCGTACT
The window above is part of the Fusarium falciforme chromosome 3, complete sequence genome. Proteins encoded here:
- a CDS encoding Glycoside hydrolase family 13; protein product: MPTSTSPDRQWWKELVVYQIYPASFLDSDADGLGDLPGIISKLDYIQSVGATAIWLSPIFKSPQHDMGYDVSDYRDIHRPYGTVEDVEALIQGCHERGIKVLLDLVVNHTSHEHEWFRESRSSRTSPKRDWYFWRDPKFDSDGTRQPPNNWASIFGGSAWTWDEPTGQYYLSLFLPEQPDLNWANEEMRRATYADMQFWLDRGADGFRIDSMNLMSKHPDLPDAPITRPDSKFQPGDKYFASGPRMHDYIREMREEVLDKYACMTVGELGFTKDEDSVASYVAKDRHELNMLFTGDIVDMDFGVNHKYERDDFRLSKLKAITSRWQGAMPKVDGWNSVYMDNHDSGRSLSRYGSDLPEYRKDAAKMLAVYLGTLSGTLFLLQGQEIGMANAPESWTIDDYIDVEGLNYYKSELDKRGPGADMSDVMREMRLKARDNGRLPMQWNADKNGGFTKGSKPWMRVNDDFSDWNVAQQENDEDSVLAFWRQVLKLRQQEKDVFVYGRFDILPEYERSEQLFAYTMTSYDGRVALVLLNFSQEEQNVELEGYTGWKRLLGKNTETFKAGGVELKPHEGVVYAGWE